A section of the Acidimicrobiia bacterium genome encodes:
- a CDS encoding ABC transporter permease has product MSDVTGSPLPDVGLGPDEAFVASSTPSPYRRALRRLLHDKPAVISLVFLSLLIFAAVFAPLVVPHRPDDIGVAAPFSGPSLDTPFGTDSLGRDVFSRIIYGARISLASGFEIVFLALLAAVPIGLLAGFRGGGTDNLLMRLMDALASFPPLVLALAIVAILGPGLMNAVIAIAIVVIPGFARLVRAQTLAVRQETFIEASRSMGTKPGRIRRTRVLPNVASPLIVAVSLAMGAALVAEASLSLLGYGVEPSKPSWGAMIEQGRSFIYEHPWQVFVPSLALAITILAFNTLGDGLRDALGLGLPKGKRTIKGRLGLTTVDRRDDEP; this is encoded by the coding sequence GTGAGCGACGTGACCGGCTCACCGCTCCCGGACGTGGGCCTCGGACCCGATGAGGCGTTCGTGGCATCGTCGACGCCGAGCCCGTACCGACGCGCGTTGCGGCGGCTGCTCCACGACAAGCCCGCCGTCATCTCGCTAGTGTTCCTGTCGCTGCTCATCTTCGCGGCAGTGTTCGCGCCGCTCGTCGTGCCGCACAGACCGGACGACATCGGCGTCGCGGCGCCCTTCTCAGGGCCGAGCCTCGACACGCCGTTCGGTACTGACAGCCTCGGCCGTGATGTGTTCAGCCGGATCATCTACGGCGCGCGCATCTCACTCGCCTCCGGTTTCGAGATCGTGTTCCTGGCCCTGCTCGCGGCAGTCCCCATCGGCTTGCTCGCGGGCTTCCGCGGTGGGGGCACTGACAACCTGCTCATGCGGTTGATGGACGCGTTGGCGAGCTTCCCGCCGTTGGTCCTCGCGCTCGCCATTGTCGCGATCCTCGGGCCGGGGTTGATGAACGCGGTGATCGCGATCGCGATCGTGGTGATTCCCGGATTCGCGCGGCTCGTTCGCGCGCAGACGCTTGCCGTGCGTCAAGAGACGTTCATCGAAGCGTCGCGATCCATGGGCACGAAACCAGGACGGATCCGCCGAACCCGCGTGCTTCCGAACGTCGCGTCCCCACTGATCGTCGCCGTCTCGCTCGCCATGGGTGCCGCATTGGTCGCCGAGGCCAGCCTGAGCCTGCTCGGGTACGGCGTGGAGCCGTCGAAGCCGAGCTGGGGCGCGATGATCGAGCAGGGACGATCGTTCATCTACGAGCATCCTTGGCAGGTGTTCGTGCCGAGCCTCGCGCTCGCGATCACGATCCTCGCGTTCAACACCTTGGGCGACGGCCTGCGCGACGCGCTCGGACTCGGGCTCCCGAAAGGCAAGCGGACGATCAAGGGTCGGCTCGGGCTCACGACCGTCGACCGACGGGACGACGAACC
- a CDS encoding ABC transporter ATP-binding protein, translated as MRHGLLDVSELSVEFLTESGPATVVDKVSFGVAPREMLGIVGESGSGKTVTSLAVMRLVPSPPGRIVSGSVMFEDRDLLTFSLAQMREIRGNEIAMVFQDPMTSLNPAFTIGTQLVDTIRLHRKMTMDEARVRAIELLDMVGIPAPEARVKDYPHQLSGGMRQRALLAMALSCEPRLLIADEPTTALDVTVQAQILDLLRSLQSKLGMAVVLVTHDLGVIADLCSRVVVMYAGQVVEEASVEELFARPQHPYTEGLLAAIPQVAEHDERLMAIPGVVPEPTAMPTGCRFHPRCPYAIPECSSAPVELRAAGEHHRARCIRVDDLSLRGAR; from the coding sequence ATGCGCCACGGATTGCTGGACGTCTCGGAGCTCTCGGTGGAGTTCCTCACCGAATCCGGGCCGGCGACGGTGGTCGACAAGGTCAGCTTCGGTGTGGCGCCCAGGGAGATGCTCGGCATCGTGGGTGAGTCCGGGTCGGGCAAGACCGTGACGTCGCTGGCCGTGATGCGGTTGGTGCCGTCGCCACCCGGCCGCATCGTCTCGGGCTCGGTGATGTTCGAGGACCGCGACTTGCTGACCTTTTCGCTCGCGCAGATGCGCGAGATCCGCGGCAACGAGATCGCCATGGTGTTCCAAGACCCGATGACGAGCCTGAATCCTGCGTTCACCATCGGGACACAGCTCGTCGACACCATTCGTCTGCACCGCAAGATGACCATGGACGAGGCGAGGGTGCGCGCGATCGAGCTGCTCGACATGGTCGGCATCCCTGCTCCGGAGGCGCGGGTGAAGGACTATCCGCACCAGCTCTCGGGTGGGATGCGACAGCGTGCCCTGCTCGCGATGGCGCTCTCGTGCGAGCCGAGGCTCTTGATCGCCGACGAGCCGACCACTGCCCTCGACGTGACGGTGCAAGCCCAGATCCTCGATCTGCTGCGGTCGCTCCAGTCCAAGCTCGGCATGGCGGTGGTCCTCGTGACTCATGACCTCGGCGTCATCGCCGATCTCTGCTCGCGCGTCGTCGTGATGTACGCAGGTCAGGTCGTCGAGGAAGCCTCGGTCGAGGAGCTGTTCGCACGCCCGCAGCATCCGTACACCGAGGGACTGCTCGCCGCGATTCCACAAGTAGCCGAGCACGACGAGCGGCTCATGGCGATCCCAGGCGTCGTACCCGAACCCACCGCGATGCCGACAGGCTGCCGGTTCCACCCGCGCTGTCCGTACGCGATCCCGGAGTGCTCGAGCGCGCCCGTGGAGCTTCGAGCCGCGGGCGAGCACCATCGTGCGCGGTGCATTCGAGTCGATGATCTCTCGTTGCGAGGTGCGCGGTGA